In one window of Micromonospora cathayae DNA:
- a CDS encoding DEAD/DEAH box helicase — MSSPAERYAAARRRAAQASLFPALDEFALDLGFDLDDFQREACQALERGSGVLVCAPTGAGKTVVGEFAVHLALRGTPARPADADAPRRKCFYTTPIKALSNQKYHDLVDRYGAEQVGLLTGDNAINGDAPVVVMTTEVLRNMLYAGSATLEGLAYVVMDEVHYLADRFRGGVWEEVIIHLPESVTLVSLSATVSNAEEFADWLVTVRGETAVVVSEHRPVPLWQHMLVGKRMFDLFHDADAARKHDVHPELLRYTRDTLRRLELGEGRSAGPGGGRRGPRWRGPLRPDIVDRLDREGLLPAILFIFSRAGCAAAVQQCLAAGLRLTSPEERAEIRRVVESRVTAIPGEDLTVLGYWEWLDGLERGLAAHHAGMLPAFKEVVEELFVRGLVKAVFATETLALGINMPARCVVLERLVKYNGEAHVDLTPGEYTQLTGRAGRRGIDVEGHAVVVWSPETDPRHVAGLASTRTYPLRSSFRPSYNMAVNLVGTVGAEPARELLESSFAQFQADRSVVGLARQVQRNTETIEAYGAEAACHHGDFDEYFALRVAIGDRERAIARQGQTQRKAAAVAALERLRVGDVIRVPSGRRAGLAVVLDPATGGFGEPRPLVLTQDRWAGRISPGDFTTPAEVLARIRVPKHFNHRSPAARRDLAAEVAGTGLDRHGGRRGGRSRQAAGEDRQLTQLRSELRRHPCHACPEREEHARWAERRRRLERDTDELRQRVAGRTGSLARTFDRIVALLTARGYLGADGAVTDAGRMLGRIWTEADLLVAECLRRGVWDGLSPAELAAAVSVVVFEARRDVDERASVPRGPVADAVDATLKLWSEIESDEAARGLSVTREPDLGFVWPIYRWARGEALAKVLGSGHELDGEMPAGDFVRWARQVVDLLGQLADSGGASTELRATARQAIGAVNRGVLAYHTTG, encoded by the coding sequence ATGTCGAGCCCCGCCGAGCGGTACGCCGCGGCGCGCCGCCGGGCCGCGCAGGCCTCCCTCTTCCCGGCTCTTGACGAGTTCGCCCTCGACCTGGGGTTCGACCTCGACGACTTCCAACGCGAGGCGTGCCAGGCCCTGGAACGGGGCAGCGGGGTGCTGGTCTGCGCCCCGACCGGGGCCGGCAAGACCGTGGTCGGCGAGTTCGCCGTACACCTGGCCCTGCGCGGCACCCCGGCGCGGCCGGCGGACGCCGACGCGCCCCGCCGTAAGTGCTTCTACACCACGCCGATCAAGGCGCTGTCGAACCAGAAGTACCACGACCTGGTCGACCGGTACGGGGCCGAGCAGGTCGGGCTGCTCACCGGCGACAACGCGATCAACGGCGACGCGCCGGTGGTGGTGATGACCACCGAGGTGCTGCGGAACATGCTCTACGCCGGCTCGGCCACCCTCGAGGGCCTGGCGTACGTGGTGATGGACGAGGTGCACTACCTCGCCGACCGGTTCCGGGGCGGGGTCTGGGAAGAGGTGATCATCCACCTGCCCGAATCGGTGACCCTGGTCTCCCTCTCGGCGACCGTCTCCAACGCCGAGGAGTTCGCCGACTGGCTGGTCACCGTGCGCGGCGAGACCGCCGTGGTGGTCAGCGAGCACCGGCCGGTGCCGCTGTGGCAGCACATGCTGGTCGGCAAGCGCATGTTCGACCTGTTCCACGACGCCGACGCGGCCCGCAAACACGACGTGCACCCCGAGCTGCTCCGCTACACCCGGGACACCCTGCGTCGCCTGGAACTGGGGGAGGGGCGCAGCGCCGGCCCCGGCGGCGGACGGCGTGGCCCGCGCTGGCGGGGGCCGCTGCGGCCGGACATCGTCGACCGGCTCGACCGGGAGGGCCTGCTCCCGGCGATCCTGTTCATCTTCAGCCGGGCCGGCTGCGCCGCCGCCGTCCAGCAGTGCCTGGCCGCCGGGCTGCGGCTGACGTCCCCGGAGGAACGCGCCGAGATCCGCCGGGTGGTCGAGTCCCGGGTCACCGCCATCCCCGGCGAGGACCTGACCGTGCTCGGCTACTGGGAGTGGCTCGACGGCCTGGAGCGCGGGCTGGCCGCCCACCACGCGGGCATGCTGCCGGCCTTCAAGGAGGTCGTCGAGGAGCTGTTCGTGCGGGGCCTGGTCAAGGCGGTGTTCGCCACCGAGACCCTGGCGCTGGGCATCAACATGCCGGCCCGCTGCGTGGTGCTGGAACGGCTCGTCAAGTACAACGGCGAGGCCCACGTCGACCTGACCCCGGGGGAGTACACGCAGCTCACCGGCCGGGCCGGCCGTCGGGGCATCGACGTCGAGGGGCACGCCGTGGTGGTCTGGTCGCCGGAGACCGACCCCCGGCACGTGGCCGGGCTGGCGTCGACCCGCACCTATCCGCTGCGGTCCAGCTTCCGGCCGTCGTACAACATGGCGGTCAACCTGGTCGGCACGGTCGGCGCGGAACCGGCCCGGGAGCTGCTGGAGTCGTCGTTCGCGCAGTTCCAGGCGGACCGGTCGGTGGTCGGGCTGGCCCGGCAGGTGCAGCGCAACACCGAGACCATCGAGGCGTACGGCGCGGAGGCGGCCTGCCACCACGGCGACTTCGACGAGTACTTCGCGCTGCGGGTGGCGATCGGCGACCGGGAACGGGCCATCGCCCGGCAGGGGCAGACCCAGCGCAAGGCGGCGGCCGTCGCCGCCCTGGAGCGGCTGCGGGTCGGTGACGTGATCCGGGTGCCGTCCGGGCGGCGGGCCGGGCTGGCCGTGGTGCTCGACCCGGCCACCGGTGGCTTCGGCGAACCGCGTCCGCTGGTGCTCACCCAGGACCGCTGGGCCGGGCGGATCAGTCCCGGGGACTTCACCACGCCGGCCGAGGTGCTGGCCCGGATCCGGGTGCCGAAGCACTTCAACCACCGCTCCCCGGCCGCCCGGCGGGACCTCGCGGCCGAGGTCGCCGGCACTGGACTGGACCGCCACGGCGGCCGGCGCGGTGGCCGGTCCCGGCAGGCCGCCGGCGAGGACCGGCAGCTCACCCAGCTCCGCTCCGAGCTGCGCCGGCACCCCTGCCACGCCTGCCCGGAGCGGGAGGAACACGCCCGCTGGGCGGAGCGCCGCCGGCGGCTCGAACGCGACACCGACGAGCTGCGGCAGCGGGTGGCCGGGCGGACCGGCTCGCTGGCGCGCACCTTCGACCGGATCGTCGCGCTGCTCACCGCGCGCGGCTACCTGGGCGCCGACGGTGCGGTCACCGACGCCGGCCGGATGCTGGGCCGGATCTGGACCGAGGCGGACCTGCTGGTCGCCGAGTGCCTGCGCCGGGGCGTCTGGGACGGGCTCTCCCCGGCCGAGCTGGCCGCCGCCGTGTCGGTGGTGGTCTTCGAGGCCCGGCGGGACGTCGACGAGCGGGCGTCGGTGCCGCGTGGTCCGGTCGCCGACGCGGTCGACGCCACGCTGAAGCTGTGGAGCGAGATCGAGTCGGACGAGGCGGCCCGGGGGCTCAGCGTCACCCGGGAGCCGGACCTGGGCTTCGTCTGGCCGATCTACCGGTGGGCCCGGGGCGAGGCGCTGGCGAAGGTGCTCGGCAGCGGCCACGAGCTGGACGGCGAGATGCCGGCCGGGGACTTCGTCCGCTGGGCGCGTCAGGTGGTCGACCTGCTCGGGCAGCTCGCCGACTCCGGCGGGGCGTCGACCGAGCTGCGCGCCACCGCCCGGCAGGCCATCGGTGCCGTCAACCGGGGCGTCCTGGCGTATCACACCACCGGTTGA
- a CDS encoding diacylglycerol kinase family protein gives MLAVTAHDHPPAPPPDAPVAVLANPTAGRGRHRDVLPRLLDRLGTADRPVRLLGATTPEQAEAACRTAVADGAAAVLTVGGDGTVHRAVQAVAGTVVGFGPVPAGTGNDFAADTGFPADPLAAIEVIVAALRAGRSRPVDLARMTGADGTVRWYGAVLAAGFDAVVNERANRMRWPRGPRRYDLAIVAELARLRPRRYTLRLDGEPQEVDAVLVAVGNTASYGGGMRICPDADPTDGLLDVVVGGRFDRRTLMRVKPHIYRGSHVRHPLVRSYRARTVELAAEGITTYADGERSLPLPVTVTAVPAALRLLR, from the coding sequence GTGCTCGCCGTGACCGCGCACGATCACCCGCCCGCCCCGCCGCCCGACGCCCCGGTGGCCGTCCTGGCCAACCCGACCGCCGGGCGGGGGCGGCACCGGGACGTGCTGCCCCGGCTGCTGGACCGGCTCGGCACGGCCGACCGGCCGGTCCGGCTGCTCGGGGCGACCACCCCGGAGCAGGCCGAGGCGGCCTGCCGGACGGCGGTCGCCGACGGCGCGGCGGCGGTGCTGACCGTCGGCGGCGACGGCACCGTGCACCGGGCGGTGCAGGCGGTCGCCGGCACCGTGGTCGGTTTCGGGCCGGTGCCCGCCGGCACCGGCAACGACTTCGCCGCCGACACCGGCTTCCCGGCCGACCCGCTCGCCGCCATCGAGGTGATCGTGGCGGCGCTGCGGGCCGGCCGGAGCCGCCCGGTGGACCTGGCCCGGATGACCGGCGCCGACGGCACGGTCCGCTGGTACGGGGCCGTCCTGGCGGCCGGCTTCGACGCCGTCGTCAACGAGCGGGCCAACCGGATGCGCTGGCCGCGCGGCCCCCGCCGGTACGACCTGGCCATCGTGGCGGAGCTGGCCCGGCTGCGGCCCCGCCGGTACACGCTGCGGCTGGACGGCGAACCGCAGGAGGTCGACGCGGTACTGGTCGCGGTGGGCAACACCGCCAGCTACGGCGGCGGCATGCGGATCTGCCCGGACGCGGACCCCACCGACGGGCTGCTCGACGTGGTGGTCGGTGGGCGGTTCGACCGGCGCACCCTGATGCGGGTGAAGCCGCACATCTACCGGGGCAGCCACGTCCGGCACCCGCTGGTGCGCAGCTACCGGGCCCGGACCGTGGAGCTGGCCGCCGAGGGCATCACCACGTACGCCGACGGGGAGCGGTCGCTGCCGCTACCGGTGACCGTCACCGCCGTACCGGCCGCGCTGCGCCTGCTGCGCTGA
- a CDS encoding beta-1,3-glucanase family protein, with product MSIRSRWWAALAALALAGTGSVLAVTPQAGAVGPDLLPLTVTNQTGRADAVHLYVLGTNLTTGRLGYVNAAGTFTPWPPGGSPPTPAPDVSIPGPANGGTTTLRIPRNLSGRVYLALGQKISFALTPDGLVQPAPWAAGDPNRDVLFDWSEFTYNDAGLWLNSSQVDMFAVPHAVTVTGGDGVTRRTGDLRAGGRDAVIGAVRAQPGWSGLVHTRADGTVLRVLAPGKAADAGLFSRTYLDPYIASAWNAYTTRTLTVVPFTDRPDVRYLGRTSGTVMTFTDTAGRQVASFNRPSSADVWGCDGALHAPNDQVVGPIARTLCAALHRSTLGTLDVQPSGGPADFYRGDITNHYSRIVHQNMVDGKAYGFAFDDVLAQESLVHHGDPRGAGIVLTPFGAGGPVPSPTPTATASPTAPPSPTPTTPTEPWRATRYLQSGGGLAGSAATAGSVTLAAAGGNHDGTPTNPQVFTARGLHARYQGGATTFQLAVDAATAVGNGVQARVSYDLTGDGTYDRVETYHYFATDPVPGFETYRHTQGLRSATGTLGNLVGGTVRVEVWNAIGGAASTVGVGDRSTVTLPYAG from the coding sequence ATGAGCATCCGTTCCCGATGGTGGGCAGCGCTGGCCGCGCTCGCCCTGGCCGGCACCGGCTCGGTGCTGGCCGTCACCCCGCAGGCCGGCGCGGTCGGCCCCGACCTGCTGCCGCTCACCGTCACCAACCAGACCGGCCGGGCCGACGCCGTCCACCTGTACGTGCTCGGCACCAACCTGACCACCGGCCGCCTCGGCTACGTCAACGCGGCCGGTACCTTCACCCCGTGGCCGCCCGGCGGCTCACCGCCCACCCCGGCACCGGACGTGTCCATTCCCGGCCCGGCCAACGGCGGCACCACCACCCTGCGCATCCCGCGTAACCTCTCCGGCCGGGTCTACCTGGCCCTGGGCCAGAAAATCAGCTTCGCGCTGACCCCGGACGGGCTGGTCCAACCCGCGCCCTGGGCGGCCGGTGACCCCAACCGGGACGTGCTGTTCGACTGGTCCGAGTTCACGTACAACGACGCCGGGCTCTGGCTCAACAGCTCCCAGGTGGACATGTTCGCCGTGCCGCACGCGGTCACCGTCACCGGCGGCGACGGCGTCACCCGCCGTACCGGGGACCTGCGCGCCGGCGGCCGGGACGCGGTCATCGGCGCGGTCCGCGCCCAGCCGGGCTGGTCCGGCCTGGTGCACACCCGCGCCGACGGCACCGTGCTGCGGGTCCTCGCCCCCGGCAAGGCCGCCGACGCCGGCCTGTTCAGCCGCACCTACCTGGACCCGTACATCGCGTCGGCGTGGAACGCCTACACCACCCGGACGTTGACCGTGGTGCCGTTCACCGACCGGCCCGACGTGCGGTACCTCGGCCGTACCTCGGGCACCGTCATGACCTTCACCGACACCGCCGGCCGGCAGGTCGCCTCGTTCAACCGGCCGTCCAGCGCCGACGTGTGGGGCTGCGACGGGGCCCTGCACGCCCCCAACGACCAGGTGGTCGGGCCGATCGCCCGGACCCTGTGCGCCGCCCTGCACCGCTCCACCCTCGGCACCCTCGACGTGCAGCCCAGCGGCGGTCCGGCCGACTTCTACCGGGGCGACATCACCAACCACTACTCCCGGATCGTCCACCAGAACATGGTCGACGGTAAGGCGTACGGGTTCGCCTTCGACGACGTGCTGGCCCAGGAGTCGCTGGTGCACCACGGCGACCCGCGCGGCGCCGGGATCGTCCTCACCCCGTTCGGCGCGGGCGGCCCGGTGCCGTCGCCCACCCCGACGGCCACCGCCAGCCCCACCGCCCCGCCGTCGCCCACCCCGACCACCCCGACCGAGCCATGGCGGGCCACCCGGTACCTGCAGAGCGGCGGTGGGCTCGCCGGCAGCGCCGCAACGGCCGGCAGCGTCACCCTGGCGGCGGCCGGCGGCAACCACGACGGCACCCCCACCAACCCGCAGGTGTTCACCGCCCGTGGGCTGCACGCCCGCTACCAGGGCGGAGCCACCACGTTCCAGCTCGCCGTCGACGCCGCCACCGCCGTCGGCAACGGGGTGCAGGCCCGGGTGTCGTACGACCTGACCGGCGACGGCACGTACGACCGGGTGGAGACGTACCACTACTTCGCCACCGACCCGGTTCCCGGCTTCGAGACGTACCGGCACACCCAGGGGCTCCGGTCGGCCACCGGCACCCTGGGGAACCTGGTCGGCGGCACGGTACGGGTGGAGGTGTGGAACGCCATCGGCGGCGCGGCCAGCACCGTCGGCGTCGGTGACCGCTCCACGGTCACCCTCCCGTACGCCGGCTGA
- a CDS encoding helix-turn-helix transcriptional regulator, with the protein MTRTATRPAGSRASADRLARLLNLVPYLLARPGIEIAEAAGDLGVSERQLREDLELLWVCGLPGYGPGDLIDMAFDGDRVTITYDAGIDRPLRLTPDEALALVVALRMLVETPGVANREAVERALAKIENAAGDLVGAPVAVQLAGDTERAETLRATVERGRALRITYYTAARDETTERTIDPLRMLSVGGRAYVEAWCRRAEAVRMFRADRIDAVTELDEPAVVPPQARAHDLTGGVFRPAPDLPLITLRIGRGERWITEYYPCERVEAGEGDRWLVSLRVTDLGWARRFVLGLGPEVTVVAPAELAEQVRAQAVAALDAYASPAPASPEPAPAP; encoded by the coding sequence GTGACCCGTACCGCCACCCGGCCGGCGGGGTCGCGCGCCTCGGCCGACCGGCTCGCCCGGCTGCTGAACCTGGTGCCGTACCTGCTGGCCCGGCCGGGCATCGAGATCGCCGAGGCGGCGGGGGACCTCGGGGTCAGCGAGCGGCAGCTGCGGGAGGACCTGGAGCTGTTGTGGGTGTGCGGGCTGCCCGGTTACGGCCCGGGTGACCTGATCGACATGGCGTTCGACGGGGACCGGGTCACCATCACCTACGACGCCGGCATCGACCGGCCGCTGCGGTTGACGCCGGACGAGGCGTTGGCGCTGGTGGTGGCGTTGCGGATGCTGGTGGAGACGCCGGGCGTGGCGAACCGGGAAGCGGTCGAGCGGGCCCTCGCCAAGATCGAGAACGCGGCGGGTGACCTGGTCGGCGCGCCGGTGGCGGTGCAGCTCGCCGGGGACACCGAGCGGGCGGAGACGTTGCGCGCGACGGTGGAGCGGGGCCGGGCGTTGCGGATCACCTACTACACGGCGGCGCGGGACGAGACCACCGAACGCACCATCGACCCGCTGCGGATGCTGTCGGTGGGTGGCCGGGCGTACGTGGAGGCGTGGTGCCGCCGCGCCGAGGCGGTACGGATGTTCCGCGCGGACCGGATCGACGCGGTCACCGAGCTGGACGAGCCGGCGGTGGTGCCGCCGCAGGCCCGCGCGCACGACCTGACCGGCGGGGTGTTCCGTCCCGCGCCGGACCTGCCGCTGATCACCCTGCGGATCGGGCGCGGGGAGCGGTGGATCACCGAGTACTACCCGTGTGAGCGGGTCGAGGCGGGGGAGGGGGACCGGTGGCTGGTGTCGCTGCGGGTCACCGACCTGGGCTGGGCCCGTCGTTTCGTGCTGGGCCTCGGGCCGGAGGTGACCGTGGTCGCCCCGGCCGAGCTGGCCGAGCAGGTCCGCGCCCAGGCGGTCGCCGCCCTGGACGCGTACGCGTCGCCGGCCCCCGCGTCGCCGGAGCCGGCCCCGGCCCCGTAG
- a CDS encoding 5'-3' exonuclease, with protein MAQRPLLLIDAPSLYFRAYFGVPESAAKAPDGSPVNAVRGFLDMLSTLVRTRRPDRMVCAFDHDWRPQWRVDLLPSYKAHRVAPEGDGGEVVPDTLSPQVPVILDLLAAFGIPAVGATGYEADDVLGTLATTQPAPVEVVSGDRDLFQVVDDTRPVRLLYVGKGVAKLDDCDDAVVRAKYGVPASGYADFAALRGDPSDGLPGVPGVGEKTAARLIERYGSIAGILAALDDPASGFAPGLRGKLDAARDYLAVAPTVVRVARDVPLPSLVTDLPAAPVDPDALLELAERWNLAGAVRRLVDVLAGHP; from the coding sequence GTGGCACAGCGACCCCTTCTGCTCATCGATGCCCCGAGTCTCTACTTCCGGGCGTATTTCGGCGTCCCGGAATCCGCCGCGAAGGCCCCCGACGGCAGTCCGGTCAACGCGGTACGCGGTTTCCTGGACATGCTCAGCACGCTGGTCCGGACCCGCCGGCCGGACCGGATGGTGTGTGCGTTCGACCACGACTGGCGGCCGCAGTGGCGGGTTGACCTGCTGCCGTCGTACAAGGCGCACCGGGTCGCCCCGGAGGGCGACGGCGGCGAGGTGGTGCCGGACACGCTCAGCCCCCAGGTGCCGGTGATCCTCGACCTGCTGGCCGCGTTCGGCATCCCGGCGGTCGGGGCCACCGGCTACGAGGCCGACGACGTGCTCGGTACGCTCGCCACCACCCAGCCGGCCCCGGTCGAGGTGGTCTCCGGTGACCGGGACCTGTTCCAGGTCGTCGACGACACCCGGCCGGTGCGGCTGCTGTACGTCGGCAAGGGCGTGGCGAAGCTCGACGACTGCGACGACGCGGTGGTCCGCGCCAAGTACGGCGTGCCGGCCAGCGGGTACGCCGACTTCGCGGCGCTGCGGGGCGACCCCAGCGACGGGCTGCCGGGCGTGCCCGGGGTCGGTGAGAAGACCGCCGCCCGGCTGATCGAGCGGTACGGCAGCATCGCCGGCATCCTCGCCGCTCTCGACGACCCGGCCTCCGGGTTCGCCCCGGGGCTGCGCGGCAAGCTCGACGCGGCCCGGGACTACCTGGCCGTCGCGCCGACCGTGGTCCGGGTGGCCCGGGACGTGCCGCTCCCGTCGCTGGTCACCGACCTGCCGGCCGCGCCGGTCGACCCGGACGCCCTGCTGGAGTTGGCGGAGCGGTGGAACCTGGCCGGGGCGGTGCGGCGGCTGGTCGACGTCCTCGCCGGTCACCCCTGA
- a CDS encoding MHYT domain-containing protein → MANINHFEYGWITPALSYALSVLGSFLGLVCVGRVRAAPATGQRIWWGVLAAWAIGGTAIWTMHFMAMLGFGVEGTRIRYDVPLTVASAVIAVVAVGIGLVIVGTGRVTAPRILVGGLFTGAGVAAMHYTGMAAMRLNGDLGYDTTRVVLSVVIAVVAATAALWLAVTVRRPAALIGSALVMGIAVNGMHFTGMSALSVHLHAERGDVSGAGVSTLLVPIVLAVIFVVVGLVYALLAAPTDEDRAGAAYLDARREPAPAIVPPPAEPDPVGLRARSTLGQPGTPFPRRRAED, encoded by the coding sequence GTGGCAAACATCAATCACTTTGAGTACGGATGGATCACGCCCGCGCTCAGCTACGCCCTGTCCGTGCTCGGTTCGTTCCTCGGGCTGGTCTGCGTCGGCCGGGTCCGCGCCGCCCCCGCCACCGGCCAGCGGATCTGGTGGGGCGTCCTCGCCGCCTGGGCGATCGGCGGCACCGCCATCTGGACCATGCACTTCATGGCGATGCTCGGCTTCGGCGTCGAGGGCACCCGGATCCGGTACGACGTGCCCCTCACCGTGGCCAGCGCGGTCATCGCCGTCGTCGCGGTCGGCATCGGCCTGGTCATCGTCGGCACCGGCCGGGTCACCGCGCCACGCATCCTGGTCGGCGGCCTGTTCACCGGGGCCGGGGTGGCCGCCATGCACTACACCGGCATGGCGGCGATGCGGCTCAACGGTGACCTCGGCTACGACACCACCCGGGTGGTGCTGTCGGTGGTGATCGCCGTGGTGGCCGCCACCGCCGCGCTCTGGCTGGCGGTGACCGTACGCCGGCCGGCGGCACTGATCGGCTCGGCCCTGGTGATGGGGATCGCCGTCAACGGAATGCACTTCACCGGGATGAGCGCCCTGTCGGTGCACCTGCACGCCGAACGCGGCGACGTCTCCGGCGCGGGGGTGAGTACCCTGCTCGTGCCGATCGTGCTCGCCGTCATCTTCGTGGTGGTCGGACTGGTGTACGCGCTGCTCGCCGCGCCGACCGACGAGGACCGGGCCGGGGCGGCGTACCTGGACGCGCGCCGGGAACCGGCCCCGGCCATCGTGCCGCCGCCGGCCGAGCCGGACCCGGTCGGCCTGCGGGCCCGCTCCACGCTCGGCCAGCCGGGCACCCCGTTCCCGCGCCGCCGCGCGGAGGACTAG
- the tatA gene encoding Sec-independent protein translocase subunit TatA: MGALKPWHIAVLVVVLILLFGAKRLPDAARSLGRSLRIIKAETKSLQDDDRDLAEKADAQAGYQPLPPNATPAQQAPYAGQAQQAPYHPGQPQQAPYQAAPQQPVAPPVIDPVQRVREN; this comes from the coding sequence ATGGGTGCCCTCAAGCCGTGGCACATCGCCGTACTCGTGGTCGTGCTGATCCTGCTCTTCGGTGCGAAGCGGCTCCCCGACGCGGCCCGCTCGCTGGGCCGTTCGCTGCGGATCATCAAGGCGGAGACGAAGAGCCTGCAGGACGACGACCGCGACCTGGCCGAGAAGGCGGACGCGCAGGCCGGCTACCAGCCGCTGCCGCCGAACGCCACGCCGGCCCAGCAGGCGCCGTACGCCGGTCAGGCCCAGCAGGCTCCGTACCACCCGGGGCAGCCGCAGCAGGCCCCGTACCAGGCCGCGCCGCAGCAGCCGGTCGCGCCGCCGGTCATCGACCCGGTGCAGCGCGTCCGCGAGAACTGA
- a CDS encoding HAD family hydrolase encodes MHGVPDHAHAPDPRAHATDPQAVPRRRVEAVLFDFHGTLAQVEDAREWVLAAAASCGVTLERMRATILADRLLTAGRAGGPLPHRVPPRLAEVWADRDLYPHAHRAAYTGLAGTVEAGIDGFADALYERVLGPDGWVPYPDTAPTLTALRAAGVKVAVVSNIGFDLRPLFDAWGLTGLVDAFVLSYEVGRCKPDQGIFLRACGMLGVDPERSLMVGDTPADAGAVNAGCAVLVLPAADAGKPNGLGAVLDLVVRA; translated from the coding sequence GTGCACGGCGTGCCGGATCATGCCCATGCGCCCGACCCCCGCGCCCACGCCACCGACCCGCAGGCGGTGCCCCGACGCCGGGTCGAGGCCGTCCTGTTCGACTTCCACGGCACCCTGGCGCAGGTGGAGGACGCCCGGGAGTGGGTGCTGGCCGCCGCGGCGAGCTGCGGGGTGACCCTGGAACGGATGCGGGCCACGATCCTGGCCGACCGGCTGCTCACCGCCGGGCGGGCCGGTGGGCCGCTGCCGCACCGGGTGCCGCCCCGGCTGGCCGAGGTGTGGGCCGACCGTGACCTCTACCCGCACGCGCACCGGGCCGCGTACACCGGTCTGGCCGGCACCGTGGAGGCCGGCATCGACGGCTTCGCGGACGCCCTCTACGAGCGGGTGCTGGGTCCGGACGGCTGGGTGCCGTACCCGGACACCGCGCCCACCCTGACGGCGCTCCGGGCGGCCGGGGTGAAGGTGGCGGTGGTCAGCAACATCGGTTTCGACCTGCGACCGCTCTTCGACGCCTGGGGGCTGACCGGACTGGTGGACGCCTTCGTCCTCTCCTACGAGGTGGGCCGGTGCAAGCCGGACCAGGGGATCTTCCTGCGCGCCTGCGGGATGCTCGGCGTCGACCCGGAGCGGAGCCTGATGGTCGGCGACACCCCTGCCGACGCGGGAGCGGTCAACGCCGGCTGTGCGGTGCTGGTGCTGCCGGCCGCCGACGCCGGCAAGCCGAACGGTCTCGGCGCGGTCCTCGACCTGGTGGTCCGCGCCTGA
- the tatC gene encoding twin-arginine translocase subunit TatC, with protein MAFGLRKRGPSKFQQAADGSMTLIEHVRELRNRLFRASVAILVGFGFGLWAAGPVLNLLRKPYCDLPKFQEPGVTCDFVQLGPADLFLLNLKIGLWVGLIIAAPVWLYQLWAFIAPGLHRHERRYAYIFTGLAAPLFAAGAVLAFFVTSKGLEFLLNVAGSEVTTTLDITRYVSFVTNLILLFGVAFEFPLVVLMLNFVGLASGRKLLSWWRVAVFLFFAFSAVVTPTPDPFGMTALAICLCLLYFAAVGVAFLNDKRKGRGKEVYAGIADDEVSPLEFDRDPVTAGDRVESAAPIAGPEPVAAPAPIDRRYDDMT; from the coding sequence GTGGCCTTCGGTCTCCGCAAGCGCGGCCCGAGCAAGTTCCAGCAGGCCGCCGACGGTTCGATGACGTTGATCGAGCACGTCCGCGAGCTACGTAACCGGCTGTTCCGGGCATCGGTGGCGATCCTGGTGGGGTTCGGTTTCGGGCTCTGGGCCGCCGGCCCGGTGTTGAACCTGCTCCGCAAGCCGTACTGTGACCTGCCGAAGTTCCAGGAACCGGGGGTCACCTGCGACTTCGTGCAGCTCGGTCCGGCGGACCTGTTCCTGCTCAACCTGAAGATCGGTCTCTGGGTCGGGCTGATCATCGCCGCTCCGGTCTGGCTCTACCAGCTGTGGGCGTTCATCGCCCCCGGTCTGCACCGGCACGAGCGGCGGTACGCGTACATCTTCACCGGGCTGGCGGCCCCGCTGTTCGCCGCCGGCGCGGTGCTGGCGTTCTTCGTCACCTCGAAGGGCCTGGAGTTCCTGCTCAACGTGGCGGGCAGCGAGGTCACCACGACGTTGGACATCACCCGGTACGTCTCGTTCGTCACGAACCTGATCCTGCTGTTCGGGGTGGCGTTCGAGTTCCCGCTGGTCGTGCTGATGCTCAACTTCGTCGGGTTGGCGAGCGGCCGCAAGCTGTTGAGCTGGTGGCGGGTGGCGGTGTTCCTGTTCTTCGCCTTCTCGGCGGTGGTCACCCCCACCCCGGACCCGTTCGGCATGACCGCCCTGGCGATCTGCCTCTGCCTGCTCTACTTCGCCGCCGTCGGGGTCGCGTTCCTCAACGACAAGCGCAAGGGGCGCGGCAAGGAGGTCTACGCCGGGATCGCCGACGACGAGGTCTCGCCGCTGGAGTTCGACCGTGACCCGGTGACCGCCGGTGACCGGGTGGAGAGCGCCGCGCCGATCGCCGGTCCGGAGCCGGTGGCCGCGCCGGCCCCGATCGACCGTCGCTACGACGACATGACCTGA